ggactggaggctaaaacatataataaacagttgcaagaatttggttggtctagtttaatgaaaagaaggaattagGAGGTGACATGAtaccactgttccaatatctaaggggctgccacaaagaagagggagtcaacctattccccaTTTGGTGTCATCCAAAAGATTAGCAACAAACCCATAAATCCTGATTCTAAGAAACAGAGAGAATAATACATTCGTAAACTGCAAAATAGTGGTCCTGTACCAATCTCCCAATAgggttattttaaaatgtatattattatatacttgTAATACTGCTTTTAAGCgccatgtgcttagagctcaaaagcattgttagagaccccgcaCACCCTCTCCACGGTCTGTTTGTGTTGCTCCCccctgggaggaggtttcgaaatatttctagcaggactaccagattctataacagctttgttccctaggccatccgtctggtaaactcgcaagattaatTTTCCtcccatgtacatgtatatatccgaactagactgtgatgtttcgCTGTgccatatgtgtgtgtgggggggggggctatatgcataatggttttgagagctgaatgcaacaaaatttcatctatcctatcctatcctatcctatcctatcctatcctatcccattccattccatttatttccattccattccattccactccattacattccatttattttcatcctatcctatcctatcctatcctatcctatcttatcctatcctatcctatcctattccattccattccatttatttccattccattccattccactccattacattccatttattttcatcctatcctatcctatcctatcctatcctatcctatcctatcctatcctaccctaccctatcccattccatttatttccattccattccattctattccattccattccactccattccattccatttattttcatcctatcctatcctatcctatcctatcctatcctatcctatcctatcctatcctatcctatcctatcctattccatttatttccattccattccattccattttattttatttatttattttgtcacaacagtatatataagcataagtatgaaataactatacaacatataagcatatatgtaaatataagcatgaaataattatacgagttggatacgatcaaggggaacattaggacaggaacggtaggcacgttggtgctcttatgcacgccccttacagacctcttaggaatggggtgaggtcgatagtagatagtctttggtttatttatttatttattttattccattccattccattccactccactccactccactccactccactccactccactccattccatttattttcattctattctattctattctattctattctattctattctattccaattttcattcctgtattttattctattcctcattccattattctctcctcttctcctctcttttcccttcccttcccttcccttcccttcttcattcctctattctattccattccattccaccctAAAATTAACGGGGTTTACTTATTCACAAGTACATAGATAGAAGTGCTGATGAACACGACGAGAGTTCTGCTCAATTTTACACAGGGCAAAAGTGTCTTAACTGGCGGACTGGGTGCTTTGGAATTCATCGGCAAGAAAACCATGAACGTTCTAGCAGAAAGCGATCCTGGGTTCAAGAAAACCAAAACCCTGATGGAACGGACCGTTTCCTTATCTCAGGTGAAACACGCACATCATCAACAGGGACTTAGCAAGACGCTTCCAATTTAGCCCTGGTCTCGATGAGTTGGTGCCACTTCAACCTGATTTGGCAGGAGGCGATTCTAGTCATTGTAGGTTCCACATAAAACCATCTGTCATTGCAGATGATTTATCAGGAGTTTTGGAAAGTCTTTTGAGCAGAAGCCTTGTTACCGTTGATTGGAAACTTTGCAGATATTTCAGTTATCGATTCAGAAGACCGAACCACGAAGGGTAGGAGAAACAGGTTTATTTGCGCAAAAGTTCAGCCCATTCGCATGGGAGAAAGTAACACCCAAGGTGTTACTTTTATACTTTCTTACAGAGCAAAgcataacaaaaaaaaagaagttaacaTAATTGGTTATTCTTAATACAACTCCATATATGGGAGATATCTTACTCCACCTGTTACTTTCGGAGCACTCTTCTTACAAACTCATGTTACAGGAATTAAGTAGTACATAGGTCATTATGCGCAGGAGTCCATTTAGCAAGTTCTCTATTTTTTCCAACGGCTCGCAACGTAACAACTTCTGCAAAGCGATATCACTTCTGCCAGTACATGATAAGTGCATTACTATAAGCCCTATAGATTCATAAGTATTTATTGGAGGGGTATAGGGGTATCCTTACtttatagcagtggtagtcaacctggtccctatcgcccactagtaggcgttccagctttcatggtgggcggtaggggtgttgtccaatactgaaacactttccttttttttaatttaattgacttttaaaaaaaatttcatagcattatttaaaaaaaatttcattaggttttcataaaattcccagtgacaatttaaatttctgaaaatatactatttgtatcgcccgcgcataagtttagttcgcgttacgtaagtgaaactaaatggcgctatagtgcaaccgcaaacaaaagagcctcgtcccagaatagctcacgcatctcccccccacaccacccagctgtaacagacaggcagagctggtagctgccatccccccaaaaaaatacccAATCCAGATGCGCGAGagacatgcgcagacgatgatacacggcgcattactgtggaaccggtgggtggatagaaaattttactactaacagaaatacaaaagtgggcggtaggtataaaaagattgactacccctgctttataggGTCTTTTATTACCTGTCTGCATTCCAGTGAGTAACAATATATGGACACGAGTTACGATGTGAGTTGTGTAAATTGGGTatgggcagaggtggtattcagccggttcgcccgaactggtagtagaaattgcgGGTGGGCCTGCTCACCCGCCCCagttctatgctgtcctatttagacaCGTTTTTTAGACCGGTCACATGCATGAAAGGCGCAAGAGAGAGCAAAGCCCATGCGCGGAAGGCAGGTGCACATGTGAACTGGGCGCGTGCACACGGGCTGAGCTGGTAGCAACATAATCTGAAACCTACTGCTGGATACAGTATGTGttacaatcaggggtgaaatgaaaaatttgttactactggttctgtgggcgtggcttgctggggggtggggtaatgtgatgggtgggcgtggccaacttttttttttttacttttaaaagcattttttctacaatctcttcggctgaagaggttgtagaaaaaaatgcttttaaaagcctctgatgatcaggcaactcagctgggattgccagaggagccttttaaaagcattttttctacaaacctcttcggccgaagaggttgcagaaaaaatgcttttaaagggttctgacgatcccagcggagttgcctgatcgccagaaccttttaaaagcatcgtttttacaacatcttcggctgaagagcttgtagaaaaaaaatgcttttaaatggttctgacgattccagctgagccacgcaatcatcagaggcttttttttttacgtttaaaaggattttttcggccgaagaaaaaatgcttttaaaagtaaaaataacaaaccctctgatgatcgcatggctcagctgggcatgcagggagagcaaggatttttgctaccggttctccgaaccacctgccgccatcgctactggatcaggcgatccggtccgaaccgggagcatttcacccctggttacaattatttttcttattttatctttcttatttttcctattGGTCTCTATTGGCCCTGGGTCTAGAGGCGAGGACGTTTGTCAAAACTGTTTCTCAGCCCATAACTCAGAATATTTTCACAGATGCTGCGGGAagccaaagagaaagaaaagcaaagacttgcccaacaagccacgatAGAGCCGACAGCGCATTACGGGATGCTCTTCGATGAATTTCAGGGTTTGTCGCATCTGGAAGCTTTGGAAATCCTGTCCAATGAAAGTGAAGCCAAGGTAGGGTCAACGAAGTTAATAAATCAAGGGAAGGAAAACGGGAGATGCTTTTCAAAAAATGGTTCCCaacaggatagcaatagcaatagcccttagacttatataccgcttcacagtgctctacagccctctctaagcggtttacagagtctggATTCAACCTCTAGCAGTgagcagttagcctgcaatattgcattctaacttcTGTGCCaccatgagaaggaaggagggagggagggagggagggaaggaaggaaggagggagggagggagagagggaaggaaggaaagaagaaaggagggagggaaggaaggaagaaggaaagaaggaaagagggaggggaggaaggaaggaaggaaggaaggaaggaaggaagggaggaaggaaggagggagggagggaaggaaggaagaatagcaatagcccttagacttatataccacttcacaatgctctacagccctctctaaatcgtTTACAGAGTCTGGATTCAACCTCTAGCAgtgggcagttagcctgcaatattgcattctaacttcTGTGTCAccataggaaggaaggagggagggagagagggaaggaaggaaggagtggagggagggaaggaaggaaggaaggagggagggaaggaaggagggagggaatggaggaaggaagaaagaaaggaggaagggagagagagaaggaaggaaggaggaaaggaaggaaggaaggaaggagggaaggaagaatagcaatagcacttatgtaccacttcacaatgctctacagccctctctaagtggtttacagagtcaggttCGAACCTCTGGCAgtgggcagttagcctgcaatattgcattctaactactgtgccaccatgggaaggaaggagggagggagagagggagggaaggaaggagggagggagggaaggaaagaagggaggaaggaaagaaccaaaaattatctactattgacctcaccccattcctaagaggtctgtaaggggcgtgcataagagcaccaatgtgcctaccattcctgtcctaatgttccctttgattgtatccaattttatataatcattacattattatgattatatatatgcttatatatcgtatagttatttcatgcttatgcttatatatacagttgcgacaaaaataaataaataaaataaataaaggaaggagggagggagggagggagggggagtgggggagggagggaaggaagggaggaaggaaggaaggagggagggaaggaaggaaggaaggagggagggaaggaagcaagaatagcaatagcccttatatatcacttcaccatgctctacagccctctctaagtggtttacagagtcaggaacAAACCTCTGGCAgtgggcagttagcctgcaatattgcattctaattactgtgccaccatgagaaggaaggaaggaaggaaggaaggaaggaaggaaggaaggaaggaaggaaggaaggaaggaaggaaggactagcaaTGAGGggtcctttggtgctctctgagcttgattattttcttgcaaatgtttcacgaccaaactaggtaatatcaccaGTGCTTATTGTAAGTAATGCATAGAGGCCACCTCTGTTTTTCTCAAACACGCTATACCACAGCTGTGATGAAACCATCTGCCCAAAATATACACATCTGGTAttgtaatgtttatttttttttccccccaggtacAATCATATTTGGCATCTCTTGAAGGAGAGGAATTAGAGGCCGCGAAAAATGCGTTGATTGCTATTAAGGCAGTCTTCCTTTCGCAAGACTCCGAAAACcaagacaaagaaataaaaaaaggtagTTGCTGAATGACCTATTAAAGCGACGGTGGGGAActgtggcccttttatgactcacGGACTTCAactcagggtgaaatgctcccggttcagaccggatcgcccggtccggtagcaatggcagcgggtggttcagagaaccggtagcaaaaatccttgcccatgcccagttgagccacgcgatcatcagagggttttttttttaacttttaaaaacattttttcttcagccaaaaaaaatatgcttttaaaagttaaaaaaaaagcctctgatgatcgcgcggctcagctgggattgtcagagccttttaaaagcatttttttttctacaacctcttcggctgaaaaatgcttttaaatggttctggcgatcaggcaactcagctgggatcgtcagaaccctttaaaaacttttaaaaggcccctctggcgatcccagctgagttgcctgatcatcaggggcttttaaaagcattttttcggccgaagaggttgtagaaaaaatacttttaaaagtaaaaaaaaaaaaagttggccacgcccacccagtcacattacccaccaccaccaagccatgcccacagaaccggtagtaacaaattttacagttcacccctgcttcaacttccagaattcctgacacagtatgggaactatggcccttttatgacttgtggacttcaactcccagaattcctgagccagcataccATAGCTgtctctggaattctgggagttgaagtccacaagtcctaaaggggcCATAGCTCCCCACCTCTTTATTAAAGGATCTAGTTAGTGATTCAAAACTATATGTTTTAGTAAGATATGAGCAGCTGGATCCTGAAAAAAGTCCTGCTGAAGCACTTTCTATTGAAAATACTATATTCTTAAATTTAATCGGGCTTTTCCCAGTCCTTTCGGTGTTTCGCCTTCTCTTCTCGATGTGGTGAAATTTGTGCTTTTTATTTGTTAAGTTTTCTTCTCGTTGGGAAATGAAACCTCCACATTCACAGCCTTATCTTACTTGCTGAGTAAGAAGATGTATTCTAATTATTTTCCCGCATCCAACGGAATCAGATATCGCATCCAAGGGGGAAAATAAACGGCTATCTTGGAAATTCGAAGTTATCCTGTTCAGTAGAACAGATAGAGGAGAACAatgtcccagtggtgaaattcaatttttttttactaccggttctgtaggcgtggcttggtgggcgtggcaggggaaggttattgcaaaatctccattcccaccctactccaggagaaggatattgcaaaatctccattcccactccactccaggggaaggatatttcaaaatccccattccctcccactccaggagaaggatactgcaaaatccccattccttcccactccaggagaaggatactgcaaaatctccattcccatcccactccaggggaaggttattgcaaaatctccactaccaccccactccaggggaaggatactgcaacatcgccattcccacctcactccaggagaaggatattgcaaaatctccattcccactccactccaggggaaggatactgcaaaatccccattcccaccctactccaggggaaggatactgcaaaatccccatttcctcccactccaggagaaggatactgcaaaatctccattcccatcccactccaggagaaggatactgcaaaatccccattccttcccactccaggagaaggatactgcaaaatccccattccctcccactccaggagaaggatactgcaaaatccccattccctcccactccagaagaaggatattgcaaaatctccattcccacaccactccaggggaaggatactgcaaattctccattcccatcccactccaggagaaggatactgcaaaatccccattccctcccactccaggagaaggatactgcaaaatctctattcccagcccactccaggggaaggttattgcaaaatctccattcccatcccactccaggagaaggatattgcaaaatctccattcccactccactccaggggaaggatatttcaaaatccccattccctcccactccaggagaaggatactgcaaaatccccattcccacaccactccaggggaaggatactgcaaattctccattcccatcccactccagaagaaggatattgcaaaatctccattcccacaccactccaggggaaggatactgcaaattctccattcccatcccactccaggggaaggttattgcaaaatctccattcccacaccactccaagggtaggatactgtaaaatctccattcccatcccactctggggacagccagaggtggtatttgctgattctccagaCTGCTCAAAATGTCCGCCAACATTTCTGAAAACCTGCTGGCTTTCACCCCTCCAGTGCCCAGTAAATCAGTCAGAatgcagaataatagaattggaaagggaccttgggaggtcctctagtccaaccccctgctcaagcaggagaccctgcaccatttcagataaatggctgtccagtctcttcttaaaagcttccagtatttggagaattcacaaattctgaaggcaagccgctcCATAGATTGATTGGTCTTAGTTTTCTTTGTGGCAAGGACTAAAATTGCTTCCAAGTTGGAAGTAGAGATattgattacaaaaaaaaaaacctaacggATACAGGACAGAAATGCAATTTGTTTGCTAAAAATATGactgaggaagaaggagaaaatatatatatatacttaattAGAATCCCTTTGTTTAGGCACCGaaagaatgtttttttctctCAATTTAACTCTTTTTCCTTGATAATTGCCGCAGATGCAAGCGATGAGTTCATTACAACACTAACAGAACTGCTATTTGAACTACACGTCGCTGCTACACCTGATAAACTTAACAAGGTGGGGAATGCTGTTTATTGggatctttgaaagatgttgCTTATTTGATAGCTCAGGGCAATGATCCTTGATAgcgtattgatttttttaaaaaaacaagaaatgagGCAAGAGCAGGCAGCATTTATATTGTTCCTATTTTGGTAAATTAGCAACTCCGAACTCATCGAaggaggagacagagaaagagggaaattGGTGAATGTGTTTGTAAATtttgaccactttttttttttatttgaattcatatcccgcccttctccgaagactcagggcggcttacattgtgttaagcaatagtcttcatccatttgtatattatatacaaagtcaacttttattgcccccaacaatctgggtcctcattttacctacctaataaaggatggaaggctgagtcaaccttgggccttgtgggacttgaacttgcagtaattgcaagcagctgtgttaatatttatttattattatttatttatttatttacatttatatcccgcccttctccgaagactcagggtggcttacagtatgtaaggcaatagtctcattctatttgtatatttacaaagtcaacttattgcccccccaacaatctgggtcctcattttacctaccttataaaggatggaaggctgagtcaaccttgggcctggtgggattcgagcctgcagtaattgcaggctgctgtgttttaataacaggctatcttacagcctgaagcACCACAGCCCttataacagactgctttagtctgttgagccaccagaggcccaaacagacaacaagtggtcaaaatagggagttcCTTATCTAATCCTGCACTGTTAATAGGAAGTGTTCCCCCAAggaagtgttctaggaccaaaactcttcatactatacataaatgacctttgtgatcatattattagTAACTGCCTTCTCTTCGCCAatcatgtaaaactatttaacaccaccaacaatgctgctacccttcaaaaagaccttggctttgtgtcggaatggtcaaaacatTGGCaagtccaaatctcaaccagcaaatgctctgtcttacacattggcaaaaggaatcagaacgcAAAATACCAACTGagcggacatgaccttgtagatgaccctcactctgtcaaggaccttggagtagaaaatacgacttcagcaacagagcggtcaatgcctggaatgcactacctgactccgtggtctcttcccaaaatccccaaaactttaacctaagactgtctactgtagacctcacccccaTAGCCAAAAGTCTCTGGAATAATTTGGTCTATAATCTGCCAGATAAAATCTGGAATGTTATGCTCCAAATTATGCAGAGCCAGAGGAGTGATGAAAACTGGCAAGATTAGGAATGGAAATATATGAGGAAGAAGTCCATTACAAATTCTGCAAATGCAGTAGTATAATGGCTTGGAAACCCAatgagttggttggttggttgattgttgGTTGTGTGGTTGGGTTGTTGAGTGGTTGGGTGGTTAGTTGGGTGTTTGGGTGCTTGGTCGGTGGCTGGATTATtggttgggtggatggatggatgtgttgtgaccgaggcccaagtagtgattaccaaacacaattcagtcctgaacaaacttattttattaaaacagctgagaattaattcattctcagcttagtccaaaacaaattctttattaacaatccttcggccttatcacaaacctttgtcttctttggcgccctgccaaaggcttttcttggtaaaGTTCAGAAACGAGATGCCAAATAGAAACAGGTgtaacaatgttgctttcctacaaagtgcGCAAgaactgttgctgctcttttaagccttatgggagtggccaatcatctcctggccttactcctgagttgtcctttttgcttcagatgctcttgccttctggcagctctttgcatgcgtgcactagcatgcacaggctcctcctgttcctctgccgctctgctgtctacctctggaggctccggagtctgcgcatcgctcccagatggccctggccccatctctgcctcgacacagagccctcatctgggccttcccctgactccaggactggcccatggtcctccccagcctcctcactgtccgactccgctgccagctccgcaggctgctgacggaccacaataggatggattgttggttggatgttTGGTGATGGGGCAGTTGGGTAGTTGGGAGGTTAGTTGGGTGTTTGGATGGTTGAATCAATGAACCAATGAATCAATGAATGTAGCCACTCATCTCATATGTGACTCTGGAATATTTTCTGCCAGGAAACTTAAGAGCTGCTTTATGTTGGAATCCAGATGTGCTGTTCTGAAGCAGCGCACTACAAAAATGCCACTTTTGCTGATGGTTATGTTGCAGGCCAGAAAGAAAGCTTACGTTGCCTTAGAAGCGGCGAGTCTCCCCACATCTGGAGACCTGGAAGAGAACCCACCAGAAACCCAAACTAAAGAAACGGAGGAGGAAATTGTAGAAATGCAAGTAACCGAAGAAAAAACTCAGATGGGAGACCCTGAAAAGACAGCAACAAAAAGAACCCAAACTGTAGAGGTGAGTGATGACCAGACCTTTCTCTGAAGTCTGTCAGTCGAGGATGgtgtagggccatgatggcgaacctatgcatGTGTGCCACATGGAGCCATATATAtgggcacgtgagtgttgccctagctcaactgcttgtgctaatcaggctgtgctgaagctgaaacaggctgtttgctgcttgctgcaaggaggtaaattgatgggaggcagaggccaaaggctgAGGGCCAGTGGGGGccctcacgccctcgttacttcttgcctggactattgcaatgctctgtacatgggactccccttgaagagcaccaggaggctccagctagtccagaatgcggctgcgcgggtgatagagggagcacctcgttgctcccatataacacctattctgcgcggcctgcactggctgccggtagccttccgggtgcaattcaaggtgttggttaccacctttaaagcgctccatggcttaggaccgggctatttatgagaccgccttctgcgatagcctcccaacgacctgtgcgctcccacagggtgggcctgctcagggtgccgtcaaccaaacaatgtcggttggcggcccccagggggagagccttctctgtggtggcaccggccctttggaacgagctgcctccagggttacgtcaactccccgacctccggaccttcaaacgtgaacttaagactttattatttcatcgtgtgggactggcctaagtgtaattttaattgtaattttaaatgggttttatgtcagtctgtgaccattttagtttgattcggcctattaaatatttgtttttaattctgtttttaaatttatttgtattttgtgttttatggctgtaaaccgtcctgagtccttcgggagaagggcggtatagaaattaaattataaataaataaaataaataaagtataagatgcacccaaattttcaccctcttttgggggcggggagtgcatcttatactccgaaaaatacactaATGATATTTTCTGGATATTTCTCTGCTACATCTACAGCATGACTTTACTTAGTATCAGCGCTATTTAGTAAAATTTACTGCCTTGCAATAGGCTCGGCATCTATGCTAATCAGTACAATTTCTTCCTTTCAAGGAACTTTACATGTTGTCCATTGAAAGCCTGGCCGAAGTAACAGCGCGTTGCATTGAACAACTCCATAAACTAGCAGAATTAATTCTCCATGGACAAGAAGTTGAAAAGCCAGCCTTGGACCAGGCTCGAGGTCTAACAAAGTGAATATAGTTTCCATTTGCTGTTCTTTCTGCTTAAGGGTTATTactgctcattcattcattcgtcgtaatattttcattttttgggtgtgtgttgcATTGTCACATGGTCACACAGGTTTTGCTGGGTGGTGAGGCTTTATAACGTTGTGTTGCACCAAGAAACTTCTACAGGTGTCACTGCCTCTGTGACATGACAGGTAATTCTGGCTTTGCAACTGTCTCGTTCAGTGACCGTCTGTTGGCAGTCACGGCGGTGATGTAAAGCCATTTTTC
This DNA window, taken from Ahaetulla prasina isolate Xishuangbanna chromosome 8, ASM2864084v1, whole genome shotgun sequence, encodes the following:
- the FAM114A1 gene encoding protein NOXP20 isoform X2, whose translation is MDHLGILEQVPSFDCFCYSCQGLTAVKEKAGILRTRAPSSASSDGGPPEASKNIVTDVEEDRQQSFEENVALPSSPAGSRGVLSTITSAVQNTGKSVLTGGLGALEFIGKKTMNVLAESDPGFKKTKTLMERTVSLSQMLREAKEKEKQRLAQQATIEPTAHYGMLFDEFQGLSHLEALEILSNESEAKVQSYLASLEGEELEAAKNALIAIKAVFLSQDSENQDKEIKKDASDEFITTLTELLFELHVAATPDKLNKARKKAYVALEAASLPTSGDLEENPPETQTKETEEEIVEMQVTEEKTQMGDPEKTATKRTQTVEELYMLSIESLAEVTARCIEQLHKLAELILHGQEVEKPALDQARGLTNLTNTMCNEVLSLSKQFSDVLTLVASDKKAEILNPMVNSVLSEGCNSTAYIQDAFQLLLPVLQISHIQHKTQTGFPLNEPSV